One genomic region from Patescibacteria group bacterium encodes:
- a CDS encoding lipocalin family protein: MLFAPVRGIIGPVELPQDDSFLPEEDVQWWYWTGHLQTEEGKKFGFEICFFTFDSLFVFKDQLIQAAITDVDDNSFHFKEYVRTFSLPEELPSKFDLSSGKGNKVTASGSGGYDTLHSEVDGYVLDLKLEPTKSDVVHYEGGPHVYRSGGFTYYYSRVGMETAGTISVNGKTYNVTGTSWFDRQYGELYQAIQKGWQWFAIELDDNRQIMLYDINGAKDRIESYVSITDATGETKDLHQNDFTVTILDHWKSPHTGILYPSGWKLNVAGEEWIVEPMVKDQELRAQHHFWVGPDYWEGACTVKDSSGKNIGKAYVELNGFKKK, from the coding sequence ATGTTGTTTGCGCCGGTCAGAGGAATAATCGGCCCGGTTGAACTTCCGCAAGACGACTCGTTTTTACCCGAGGAAGATGTCCAGTGGTGGTATTGGACTGGGCATTTACAAACTGAAGAAGGCAAAAAATTCGGTTTTGAGATATGTTTTTTTACCTTTGATTCGCTTTTTGTTTTTAAAGACCAGCTAATCCAGGCGGCCATTACCGATGTTGATGATAATTCATTTCATTTTAAAGAATATGTCAGGACTTTCAGTCTGCCGGAGGAATTACCCAGCAAGTTTGATTTGAGCTCCGGGAAAGGTAATAAAGTAACGGCCAGCGGCAGCGGTGGATACGATACTCTTCATAGCGAAGTTGATGGTTATGTTCTTGATTTAAAACTTGAACCAACTAAATCAGATGTCGTTCATTATGAAGGCGGGCCTCACGTATACCGTTCCGGAGGATTTACTTATTATTACTCGCGCGTAGGCATGGAAACCGCGGGAACAATATCCGTTAACGGCAAAACTTATAATGTGACAGGCACAAGCTGGTTTGACAGGCAGTACGGAGAACTTTATCAGGCAATTCAGAAAGGGTGGCAGTGGTTTGCTATTGAACTAGATGATAATCGGCAAATTATGCTTTACGATATTAACGGCGCGAAGGACCGTATAGAAAGCTACGTATCTATTACTGACGCAACCGGTGAAACAAAAGACCTTCACCAGAATGATTTTACAGTAACTATACTTGACCATTGGAAAAGTCCGCACACGGGCATTCTTTATCCGAGCGGCTGGAAATTAAATGTCGCCGGAGAAGAATGGATTGTTGAGCCCATGGTTAAGGACCAGGAATTAAGAGCCCAGCATCACTTCTGGGTTGGGCCTGATTATTGGGAAGGTGCTTGTACAGTAAAGGATTCTAGTGGCAAAAACATTGGCAAGGCCTACGTTGAATTAAACGGATTCAAGAAAAAATAA
- a CDS encoding prolipoprotein diacylglyceryl transferase, which yields MLPYIKITTINFWPVEIQFWGLLAALGIVIAGFGAYREAKSKSLSLKKFWDLFFWVVVAALIGGRIFHIVFYEWGYYSKNLWDILKIWQGGMSLFGGLAGAFAVAIIFIRRHNLNFWEWADIFIFFLPLGLFFGRIGCFFIHDHPGILTDSFLGVAYPVGARYDLGLILALSNLILFLFFLFLRRRERSRGFYLSVFFIWFGAVRFLSDFLRAWDLPGSDFRWHYLTPAQYLSLVMIFLGLYFFYKRKKL from the coding sequence ATGCTTCCTTACATAAAAATTACTACGATAAATTTTTGGCCGGTAGAAATACAATTTTGGGGTTTGCTGGCGGCGCTGGGAATTGTTATCGCCGGATTTGGCGCGTACCGAGAGGCCAAGAGTAAATCATTGTCTTTGAAAAAATTTTGGGATTTATTTTTTTGGGTAGTGGTCGCCGCTTTAATCGGCGGCAGAATTTTCCATATCGTTTTTTACGAATGGGGTTATTACAGTAAAAACCTCTGGGATATTTTAAAAATTTGGCAGGGAGGGATGTCACTTTTCGGCGGCTTAGCCGGCGCTTTCGCCGTCGCCATTATTTTTATCCGCCGTCACAATTTGAATTTTTGGGAATGGGCGGATATTTTTATTTTTTTTCTGCCGCTTGGTCTTTTTTTCGGTCGGATTGGCTGTTTCTTTATTCATGACCACCCGGGTATTTTAACCGATTCATTTTTGGGGGTGGCGTATCCCGTCGGCGCGCGCTATGATTTGGGGCTCATCTTGGCGCTTAGCAATCTGATTTTATTTTTATTTTTTTTGTTTTTGCGGAGGCGTGAACGTTCCCGGGGTTTTTATCTTTCGGTATTTTTTATTTGGTTCGGCGCGGTGCGATTTTTATCGGATTTTTTGCGGGCTTGGGATTTACCCGGGAGCGATTTCCGTTGGCATTATCTCACTCCCGCGCAGTATTTGAGCCTAGTGATGATTTTTCTCGGCCTGTATTTCTTTTACAAAAGGAAGAAATTATAA
- a CDS encoding carotenoid biosynthesis protein translates to MNIIITLIELGTYILTAIIFIHAWKKKPYYAFVILAAIIFGFLAEYSAVSKIPQPYYYPHALIALPGPVPLNICLGWGIIIYAAMLTAIKLKVKWWLRPLAAGFLAVIIDFAEDPPYVKMDLWQWTPPHPEAWFGIPWSNYVGWFLIVVIFLFILELLTRFFPTGRHTWRDAIISLFAVIPSFALFMASILGYFWLIGLGFSWLNEALLTMMIFIICAIPIIRAIPKMDKFNKIDWVILAVPLYIFFWALVGFFTTKLYLENQALVIVIPLVIIIGLLGYLWPSLDRLLIKNNLNKGG, encoded by the coding sequence ATGAACATAATTATTACTTTGATAGAACTCGGCACTTATATTTTAACCGCGATCATTTTTATTCACGCTTGGAAAAAGAAACCTTATTATGCCTTTGTGATATTGGCCGCAATAATTTTTGGTTTTTTGGCGGAATATTCCGCGGTAAGCAAAATCCCGCAGCCATATTATTATCCTCATGCTTTGATTGCTCTGCCTGGCCCGGTGCCGCTTAATATCTGTCTGGGGTGGGGGATTATTATCTACGCCGCCATGCTAACGGCTATTAAATTGAAAGTAAAATGGTGGTTGCGTCCGCTGGCTGCGGGTTTTTTAGCGGTGATTATTGATTTTGCGGAAGACCCCCCGTATGTCAAAATGGATTTATGGCAGTGGACCCCGCCGCATCCCGAAGCCTGGTTTGGAATTCCGTGGAGCAATTACGTGGGCTGGTTTCTCATCGTTGTTATATTCCTTTTTATTCTTGAATTACTCACCCGTTTTTTCCCAACCGGCCGCCATACTTGGCGCGACGCGATAATCTCCCTTTTCGCCGTTATCCCCTCATTTGCTCTTTTTATGGCATCCATACTGGGTTATTTTTGGCTGATTGGTTTGGGGTTTAGCTGGCTCAATGAAGCGCTTTTAACTATGATGATTTTTATAATCTGCGCCATACCCATAATTCGCGCCATACCAAAAATGGACAAATTTAATAAAATAGATTGGGTAATCTTAGCGGTTCCCTTATACATATTTTTTTGGGCGCTCGTTGGTTTTTTCACAACCAAACTCTATTTAGAAAATCAGGCGTTAGTCATCGTCATACCACTTGTTATTATCATCGGCTTACTTGGTTATTTGTGGCCGAGTCTTGATCGTTTGTTAATAAAAAATAATTTAAATAAAGGAGGTTAG
- a CDS encoding R.Pab1 family restriction endonuclease: MPQILIKKHEHTIEIPILLTAVSGKIRIKNRSILNEYGTPVAVKRDGFALSNYVEWQIGYDVVKKETEKLAESSLPETEFIGANGKVKALYELSEYIWYFYKWNVIAREELESVITYLNSIQDHDLIDNNSELQIDRSHPIGKIINGFDFEYTQVKYPLLIYKFNGYEIITEIKITEKQYAVGTQPMLYLCFPITELKTKNNLIGRCAETKETAYFEISGNNIKVFLEMLKMFGILSKSHRHDILQIINTILV, from the coding sequence ATGCCACAAATTTTAATTAAAAAACACGAACACACAATAGAAATACCAATTTTATTGACCGCCGTTAGTGGAAAGATTCGCATTAAAAATCGATCAATCTTGAATGAATATGGAACGCCGGTTGCGGTTAAACGTGACGGATTTGCTTTAAGTAATTACGTTGAATGGCAAATCGGCTATGATGTGGTTAAAAAGGAAACGGAAAAGCTCGCAGAATCATCGCTACCTGAAACCGAGTTTATTGGGGCAAATGGAAAGGTCAAAGCGCTTTATGAATTATCAGAATATATTTGGTATTTCTATAAATGGAATGTTATCGCCAGAGAAGAATTGGAAAGTGTTATTACTTATCTTAATTCAATACAAGATCATGATTTGATCGATAATAATTCTGAGTTACAAATTGATCGTAGTCATCCGATTGGAAAAATTATAAATGGATTTGATTTTGAATATACTCAGGTTAAATACCCTCTTTTAATTTACAAATTTAATGGATACGAAATAATTACCGAAATAAAAATTACCGAAAAACAATACGCAGTCGGTACGCAACCGATGCTGTATTTGTGTTTTCCAATCACGGAATTAAAAACAAAAAATAATTTAATCGGACGATGTGCTGAAACAAAAGAAACTGCCTATTTTGAAATCTCAGGAAACAACATCAAAGTATTTTTGGAAATGCTAAAAATGTTCGGCATTCTGTCCAAGAGCCATAGACATGATATTTTGCAAATTATAAATACGATCTTAGTATAA
- a CDS encoding PKD domain-containing protein, whose product MKSNIKLFKSFSLFLGLGLLISGCLFFSGVLSAADYTYDVGLNSPDIFFSKKEIISGESIRLYAVIHNYGAEDVSGYVTFYAGDKLIGDSQVVSVRAEGLSDEVYVDWVVPTGKFNIRATIQGQAPRDENSSNDTAISGLFEPLLDTDGDGISDTSDNCPTVGNANQADNDHDGLGDACDADDDNDGVPDNQEGGGGTSPTNPDSDGDGLNDNVDPYPLDPNNRPPSPPTLPVSPPADNTPIPPPALTEEESEDAGNENAASAAGNEGGAENISGEESATSGELHPLENFSLAEADISVKEINWRTFEFSPYLNIGEAEEMGYEWNFGDGKVSTEKIARHSFPGHGDYTVTLTVADSEGRTATSKIEVSVSFFNFANWKLWVILAVLLALAAAGAGFVFLDNRKVKNIWNNIKLFFKK is encoded by the coding sequence ATGAAATCAAACATTAAACTTTTTAAAAGTTTTAGTTTGTTTTTAGGTCTTGGCTTGCTAATCTCGGGATGTCTATTTTTTTCGGGTGTTCTTTCGGCCGCCGATTATACTTACGACGTCGGCCTTAACAGTCCCGATATATTTTTTTCAAAAAAGGAGATAATTTCCGGAGAGTCGATTCGTTTATACGCCGTTATTCATAATTACGGGGCGGAGGATGTTTCGGGTTATGTGACTTTTTATGCCGGCGACAAACTTATCGGCGATTCGCAGGTAGTATCAGTCAGGGCCGAAGGTTTAAGCGATGAAGTTTACGTGGACTGGGTGGTGCCTACCGGCAAATTCAATATCCGTGCCACTATCCAAGGTCAGGCCCCTCGCGATGAAAATTCGAGCAACGACACGGCCATTTCCGGATTATTTGAACCGTTGCTAGATACCGACGGCGATGGAATCTCCGATACCAGCGATAATTGTCCCACGGTTGGCAATGCCAATCAGGCGGATAATGACCATGACGGTTTGGGTGATGCCTGCGATGCCGATGATGATAATGACGGAGTGCCGGATAATCAGGAGGGCGGGGGAGGCACAAGTCCGACTAATCCCGACAGCGACGGCGATGGTTTGAATGATAATGTGGACCCGTATCCTTTGGACCCCAATAATCGTCCGCCTTCTCCGCCGACTCTTCCCGTTTCACCGCCGGCAGATAATACTCCTATTCCGCCACCGGCTTTAACCGAAGAAGAATCGGAAGATGCCGGCAATGAAAATGCGGCGTCCGCGGCCGGGAATGAAGGTGGCGCGGAGAATATCAGTGGCGAAGAATCGGCAACCTCGGGTGAGCTTCATCCTTTGGAGAATTTTTCTTTGGCCGAAGCTGATATCAGCGTAAAGGAAATAAACTGGCGCACTTTTGAATTTTCTCCCTACTTGAATATCGGCGAGGCGGAAGAAATGGGTTATGAATGGAATTTTGGTGACGGAAAAGTTTCCACGGAAAAGATTGCCAGACACTCATTTCCGGGACACGGCGATTACACTGTGACTTTGACAGTTGCTGATTCTGAAGGAAGAACGGCGACGAGTAAAATAGAGGTAAGTGTCAGTTTTTTCAATTTTGCCAATTGGAAACTGTGGGTCATTTTGGCGGTACTGCTGGCGTTGGCCGCCGCCGGAGCGGGGTTTGTTTTCTTGGATAACAGGAAAGTAAAAAATATCTGGAATAATATCAAATTGTTTTTCAAAAAATAA
- a CDS encoding CYTH domain-containing protein → MIEIEKKFILSEEDEKRLLEGAEFLGEKILDDAYFDTPDYFLTTRDIWLRSRNGRWELKLPLGKRDSQKSIDKYREIETEGAIREALGLETRESLGEGLAALGYAPFCECRTIRRKYKNGDFTIDLNSVQFADFIYTIAEIELLVGEESAAAAATEKIIRFAAEKKLKIAEVRGKVLEYLWRKKPEHYAALVKAGIISA, encoded by the coding sequence ATGATAGAAATAGAAAAGAAATTTATTTTAAGCGAGGAAGATGAAAAGCGGCTTTTGGAAGGCGCGGAGTTTTTGGGTGAAAAAATTTTAGATGATGCCTATTTTGATACACCTGATTATTTTTTAACCACTCGTGACATCTGGCTGCGTTCCCGCAACGGGCGTTGGGAATTAAAATTGCCGTTGGGTAAAAGAGATAGTCAAAAGAGTATTGATAAATATCGGGAAATAGAAACCGAAGGGGCCATTCGCGAAGCGCTTGGTCTGGAGACAAGGGAATCCTTAGGCGAGGGTTTAGCCGCGCTCGGCTACGCGCCGTTTTGCGAGTGCCGGACAATTCGTCGCAAATATAAAAACGGCGATTTTACCATTGATTTAAATTCCGTCCAGTTCGCGGACTTTATTTATACCATCGCGGAGATTGAACTTTTAGTCGGCGAAGAATCTGCCGCCGCCGCGGCCACGGAAAAAATTATACGGTTTGCCGCGGAGAAAAAATTAAAAATTGCCGAAGTGCGGGGCAAGGTTTTAGAATATCTCTGGCGTAAAAAACCGGAACATTACGCGGCTTTGGTCAAAGCGGGAATAATCAGTGCCTAA
- a CDS encoding thioredoxin domain-containing protein has translation MSEDKKDFFEGSGPKHSFLLGLFIGIAAISFIAFVAVLVFMWNSGVKASPADSSADSDKVAAADDNQAPTAPPSEEEEVQNAPVPEVSAADHIQGPANAKVTVITYDDFECPFCGRFQQSLIKAREEYKDRVRFVFRHFPLSFHEHAQKSAEASECAAEQGKFWEYADGLFAKQDTLGDTLYTQLVSDLKLDAKKFNDCLAVGKYTQKVNDQMEAGATAGVKGTPASFINGELVSGAVPYETLKSIIDSKL, from the coding sequence ATGTCAGAAGATAAAAAAGATTTTTTTGAAGGGTCTGGGCCGAAACACAGTTTTCTCTTGGGCCTTTTTATCGGCATTGCCGCGATTTCCTTTATCGCTTTTGTAGCGGTTTTGGTTTTTATGTGGAATAGCGGGGTTAAGGCCTCGCCAGCCGATTCTTCGGCAGATTCTGACAAAGTAGCCGCGGCCGATGATAATCAGGCTCCGACTGCTCCTCCGAGCGAAGAAGAAGAGGTTCAAAATGCTCCGGTTCCGGAAGTTTCCGCCGCTGACCATATTCAAGGTCCGGCCAACGCCAAGGTGACGGTTATCACTTATGACGATTTTGAATGCCCTTTCTGCGGGCGTTTTCAGCAGTCGCTCATCAAGGCGCGCGAGGAATATAAAGACAGAGTTCGTTTCGTTTTCCGCCATTTCCCGCTGTCTTTTCATGAGCATGCTCAAAAGTCAGCCGAGGCCTCGGAATGCGCCGCGGAGCAGGGAAAATTTTGGGAGTATGCCGATGGCTTATTCGCTAAGCAAGACACTTTGGGCGACACGCTCTATACCCAGTTAGTCAGTGATTTAAAACTTGATGCCAAAAAATTTAATGATTGTTTGGCCGTCGGGAAATACACCCAAAAGGTTAATGACCAGATGGAAGCCGGCGCCACCGCTGGCGTAAAGGGCACTCCGGCGAGCTTCATCAATGGTGAGCTGGTTTCCGGCGCGGTTCCGTATGAAACGTTAAAATCCATAATTGACAGTAAGCTATAA
- a CDS encoding DUF1508 domain-containing protein, whose translation MVNPRFVIYKDRVGYYRWYLQALNGEKVAASEGYSSKQVAINSAHRVKQIAYSADIVDSTN comes from the coding sequence ATGGTCAATCCAAGATTTGTGATTTACAAAGATCGAGTTGGTTATTATCGGTGGTACCTTCAAGCTTTAAACGGCGAGAAGGTCGCTGCTAGTGAGGGTTATTCCTCAAAGCAAGTCGCTATTAACTCTGCTCATCGCGTAAAGCAAATTGCTTACTCGGCTGATATTGTGGACTCCACAAATTAG
- a CDS encoding radical SAM protein, with the protein MKIDLQELKQRAELAKKHLSACDLCPRKCGVNRWAGETGFCRAGAEMEIAYIGLHRGEEPPLSGSRGSGAIFFSHCNLRCPYCQNWQISHKDQAETGDKEFMSAKDLAEKILLLQKQGAHNINFVSPAHYIPQILESLVCAVECGFNLPIVYNTNGYDNLDSLKLLAGVVDIYLPDIKYSDNAVAGKYSRAYNYVEANRAAITEMYRQVGDLKLDKNGIAKKGLIVRHLVLPEDLAGSSASLNFLAGLSPQIYLSLMAQYSPCHRAGEYPELNRRINSAEYEKVKNETEQLGFKNGWAQDLESSEVFKPDFTKSEPFK; encoded by the coding sequence ATGAAAATTGATTTACAAGAATTAAAACAGAGGGCGGAGCTGGCTAAAAAACATTTAAGCGCTTGCGATTTGTGCCCGCGGAAATGCGGCGTCAATCGTTGGGCGGGGGAAACGGGTTTTTGCCGCGCGGGAGCGGAAATGGAAATCGCTTACATCGGACTGCACCGCGGCGAAGAGCCCCCGCTTTCCGGCAGTCGCGGGTCCGGCGCTATTTTTTTCTCACATTGCAATCTCCGTTGCCCCTATTGTCAGAATTGGCAGATTAGCCATAAAGACCAAGCCGAAACGGGAGATAAAGAATTTATGTCCGCGAAGGATTTAGCAGAAAAAATTTTATTACTTCAAAAACAAGGAGCTCATAATATCAATTTTGTTTCACCCGCGCATTACATTCCGCAAATACTGGAGAGTTTGGTTTGTGCGGTTGAGTGCGGTTTTAATTTACCCATCGTTTACAACACCAACGGCTATGATAATTTGGATTCATTAAAACTTTTGGCCGGCGTCGTAGATATTTATTTGCCGGATATAAAATACAGCGATAATGCCGTTGCCGGAAAGTACTCGCGGGCGTATAATTACGTTGAAGCCAATCGCGCGGCCATTACGGAAATGTATCGGCAGGTCGGTGATTTGAAGCTTGATAAAAATGGCATCGCTAAAAAAGGTCTTATTGTCCGCCATCTGGTTCTGCCGGAAGATTTGGCGGGCAGTTCCGCGAGTTTAAATTTTCTCGCGGGCTTATCGCCTCAAATATATCTAAGTTTAATGGCGCAGTATTCGCCCTGCCATCGCGCCGGCGAATATCCGGAGCTAAATCGCCGGATAAATTCCGCGGAGTACGAAAAAGTAAAAAATGAAACCGAACAATTGGGTTTTAAAAATGGCTGGGCGCAGGATTTGGAAAGCAGCGAGGTCTTTAAGCCGGATTTTACCAAAAGTGAACCGTTTAAATAA
- a CDS encoding protein-L-isoaspartate O-methyltransferase, which translates to MSSLETLIEHLSAKGVLRSEALKETLRKVDRKNFVPADKQNLAYSDEALSLAEGQTISQPTTVVFMLEKLEISSGQKVLDIGAGSGWVSCLLGELTGEKGKVYAYEINKTVGKMGEQNVKKSGLKNVHYFITDAATSWEKNAPYDRIHSGAAFGEIPEDLKEALNIGGILVAPTSDGYIRKISRVSKNKFREEKFFGFVFVPFI; encoded by the coding sequence ATGTCTTCCCTTGAAACTTTGATTGAACATTTGTCAGCCAAAGGAGTTTTAAGGTCAGAAGCTCTTAAAGAAACTTTGCGTAAAGTTGACCGAAAAAATTTTGTTCCGGCAGATAAACAAAACCTTGCTTATAGCGACGAGGCCTTGTCCTTGGCCGAAGGGCAAACTATTTCCCAGCCGACGACCGTGGTGTTTATGTTGGAGAAATTGGAGATAAGCTCCGGGCAGAAAGTTTTGGATATTGGCGCGGGTAGCGGGTGGGTTAGCTGTCTTTTGGGGGAGCTGACGGGAGAAAAAGGGAAAGTTTATGCTTACGAAATAAATAAAACCGTAGGGAAGATGGGAGAGCAGAATGTTAAGAAAAGCGGATTGAAAAATGTTCATTATTTTATAACTGATGCGGCCACGTCTTGGGAGAAAAATGCTCCCTATGACCGGATTCATAGCGGCGCCGCTTTTGGCGAGATTCCCGAAGACCTGAAAGAAGCTCTTAATATCGGGGGAATTTTAGTGGCCCCGACGAGCGACGGGTATATAAGAAAAATCAGCCGCGTCAGCAAGAATAAATTTAGAGAGGAAAAATTTTTTGGTTTTGTTTTTGTGCCGTTTATTTAA
- a CDS encoding SAM-dependent methyltransferase — translation MNRNQKHLNYIDTVNLGSYYTPEIIVDLAYSILQKNITNIKDFTILDSSCGYGSFLAKNGIAKRLVGVDVDKKAIAEAKKRIGNVDFICQNSLLNVSRKNLIIKNEEKLIAIGNPPYNDTTSIIRNSIKDVSVQDKIDSDIKTRDLGMSFLLSYDKLQADYVCVLHPLSYLIKKANFALLSKFSQNYKLIDGVIISSHEFSDTSRGMAFPILIALYKKDQNGMTYNYIQDYQFKVKDDGLFRLRDFDTIVNYVQKYPNKKCLNKNDRPVAKFWTLRDINALKRNRTFIDSDTYNTVYVLMEKLPYYCYIDVFKQYTDKMPYFIGNCDVIIDNKKFNEIKECFIAQSIHTNPILKSKFKFREIPDAKLKIDNYFRELLGNKFGKKYATNFN, via the coding sequence ATGAATAGGAATCAAAAACATCTAAATTATATAGACACTGTCAATCTCGGCTCTTATTATACGCCGGAGATTATTGTTGATTTGGCTTATTCTATTTTGCAGAAAAATATTACCAACATTAAAGACTTTACAATTTTGGATTCGTCATGTGGTTATGGCTCATTTTTAGCAAAAAATGGTATTGCAAAGAGATTAGTTGGTGTTGATGTTGATAAAAAAGCTATCGCCGAAGCAAAAAAAAGGATCGGTAATGTAGATTTCATCTGTCAAAATTCTCTCTTAAATGTTAGCCGTAAGAATTTAATTATCAAAAACGAAGAAAAACTTATAGCTATAGGCAATCCACCATACAATGATACTACATCTATAATTCGTAATTCCATAAAAGATGTTTCTGTTCAAGATAAAATTGATTCTGATATAAAAACCAGGGACCTAGGGATGTCATTTTTGCTTTCTTACGATAAACTTCAGGCGGATTATGTTTGCGTCTTACACCCCTTGTCTTATTTGATTAAGAAAGCCAATTTTGCCTTACTCTCAAAATTTTCCCAAAACTATAAATTAATTGACGGAGTAATCATAAGCAGTCATGAATTTTCTGATACTTCTCGCGGAATGGCTTTCCCAATCTTGATAGCTCTTTACAAAAAAGACCAAAATGGAATGACCTACAATTATATTCAAGATTATCAATTTAAAGTAAAAGACGATGGGCTTTTTCGCTTAAGAGATTTTGATACTATAGTTAACTATGTTCAAAAGTATCCCAATAAAAAATGTTTAAATAAAAATGATAGGCCAGTCGCAAAATTTTGGACCTTAAGAGATATAAACGCCCTAAAGCGAAATCGAACTTTTATCGATTCGGATACCTATAACACAGTGTATGTATTAATGGAAAAGCTTCCTTATTATTGTTATATTGACGTCTTCAAGCAATACACAGACAAAATGCCATATTTTATTGGGAACTGCGATGTGATAATTGATAATAAAAAATTTAATGAAATAAAAGAATGCTTTATTGCTCAGAGTATTCACACAAATCCAATTTTAAAAAGTAAATTTAAATTTAGAGAAATTCCTGACGCTAAACTAAAAATAGATAACTATTTTAGAGAATTGTTAGGAAATAAATTTGGGAAAAAATATGCCACAAATTTTAATTAA
- the gatA gene encoding Asp-tRNA(Asn)/Glu-tRNA(Gln) amidotransferase subunit GatA → MKLNQLTIKEAHEGLKKKDFSSEELVRACLGQIKKHDKEINSFITVAEKEALADAEEIDKKIKAGEKIDLLSGIPFAVKDAICTKGIRSTAAAKILDNYIPPFDATVINRLKERGGIIIGKNNCDAFGHGASNENSDYGPVRNPWKPTRVAGGSSGGSAAAVAAEMAIYSIGEDTGGSIRQPSSFCNTVGLKVSYGRNSRYGIMPMASSLDTVGPITKNVFDAAAVLEAMAGIDPADSTTVPDKVPDYTKFLKEDGLKGIKIGLPKEYLDYDMDKEVKRVLEQAVKQFEELGAKIKEVSLPHTEYAVPVYYIVVPSEDSTNLARFDGVRYGVRSPKAGDLEEIYTLSRAAGLPAEVKRRIMIGTYALSAGYYDAYYLKAQKVRTLIKQDFEKTFLDVDVLLTPTAPTPPFTIGEKITDPLAMYLADVFVSPASVAGMCAISVPAGFSSDSLPIGIQIIGPRLGEERILNVAYNFEQATDYHKKKPF, encoded by the coding sequence GTGAAATTAAACCAACTTACAATTAAAGAAGCGCACGAGGGATTAAAGAAAAAAGACTTTTCTTCGGAAGAATTGGTTCGGGCGTGTTTGGGGCAGATAAAAAAACACGATAAAGAAATTAATTCTTTTATTACCGTGGCCGAAAAGGAGGCCTTAGCGGACGCGGAAGAAATTGATAAGAAAATAAAAGCCGGCGAGAAAATTGATTTACTCTCCGGTATTCCTTTTGCCGTCAAAGACGCCATTTGCACCAAGGGAATCCGCTCCACCGCCGCCGCCAAAATTTTAGATAATTATATTCCTCCTTTTGACGCCACGGTCATCAATCGCCTGAAAGAGCGGGGCGGGATTATCATTGGTAAAAATAATTGCGACGCTTTTGGTCATGGCGCGTCCAATGAAAATTCCGACTATGGTCCGGTACGCAATCCCTGGAAGCCGACGCGTGTGGCCGGGGGTTCTTCCGGCGGCTCGGCGGCGGCCGTGGCGGCGGAGATGGCTATTTATTCCATTGGCGAAGACACGGGCGGTTCCATCCGTCAGCCGTCTTCTTTTTGCAATACTGTGGGTTTAAAAGTAAGTTATGGCCGAAATTCCCGTTATGGCATTATGCCTATGGCTTCTTCGCTGGATACGGTCGGTCCTATCACTAAAAATGTTTTTGACGCAGCGGCCGTGTTGGAAGCCATGGCAGGCATTGACCCGGCCGACTCCACCACAGTGCCGGACAAAGTTCCTGATTACACAAAATTTTTAAAGGAGGATGGGCTTAAGGGAATAAAAATCGGTTTACCCAAAGAATACCTTGATTATGATATGGATAAAGAAGTGAAAAGAGTTTTGGAACAGGCGGTGAAACAATTTGAAGAGCTGGGAGCTAAAATCAAAGAGGTATCTTTGCCGCATACTGAATACGCGGTGCCGGTTTACTATATCGTTGTACCTTCGGAAGACAGCACTAATTTGGCGCGATTTGACGGCGTCCGTTACGGAGTTCGCTCTCCCAAAGCGGGGGACTTGGAAGAAATTTACACTCTTTCCCGAGCCGCCGGCCTGCCGGCTGAAGTAAAACGCCGCATTATGATCGGCACTTACGCTTTGTCCGCCGGATATTATGATGCCTATTATCTCAAAGCGCAAAAAGTGCGCACTTTAATCAAACAAGATTTTGAGAAAACATTTTTAGACGTGGATGTGCTTTTAACGCCCACCGCGCCCACGCCGCCCTTTACCATCGGCGAAAAAATTACTGACCCGCTGGCCATGTATCTTGCCGATGTCTTTGTTTCTCCGGCCAGCGTGGCGGGGATGTGCGCCATTTCCGTTCCGGCGGGATTTAGTTCTGATAGTCTGCCTATCGGCATCCAAATCATCGGCCCGCGGCTTGGCGAGGAAAGAATTTTAAATGTCGCCTATAATTTTGAGCAGGCGACGGATTATCATAAAAAGAAACCATTTTAA